The following are from one region of the Littorina saxatilis isolate snail1 linkage group LG4, US_GU_Lsax_2.0, whole genome shotgun sequence genome:
- the LOC138963877 gene encoding glycoprotein-N-acetylgalactosamine 3-beta-galactosyltransferase 1-like yields the protein MNRARTVVYLFSALTVGLLFSMVWKLDSLTRSATSLSRQDTREMLHSDPTLMIDDTEARALKSRGRVLCWIPSVAYKLHSKIRAVNSTWIQRCDGHIFFIEGLNPQPPDVVSLDVLPGYYNLTAKVVSVFQYLYHHHLHDYDWFLKGDDDAYIIVENLRYVLAQYDPGDPVYVGHLYKQRHKHGYMSGGASYAFSREALKRVVEDGYMKDKCATKGRYEDVEIGKCLHNVGVASHNSRDRFDRDMFHPLRPSIHIAGPIPANQIPQDRFLMVSGEECCSQLTVSFHKVEPELMKVMDHLLYRTTVYGRQPDMKALQALFKPAAVPPLL from the exons ATGAATCGCGCTCGAACGGTGGTTTACCTGTTCTCCGCACTGACCGTCGGCCTGCTGTTCAGCATGGTGTGGAAACTGGACTCGCTGACCCGTTCTGCTACTTCCCTGTCACGTCAAG ATACACGGGAGATGCTTCATTCAGATCCCACGT TGATGATAGACGACACAGAAGCACGTGCACTGAAGTCACGTGGTCGCGTGCTGTGCTGGATCCCATCAGTTGCCTACAAACTGCACTCCAAGATCAGGGCCGTCAACAGCACGTGGATTCAGCGTTGCGACGGACACATCTTTTTCATCGAGGGTTTGAACCCTCAACCACCAGACGTGGTGAGCCTAGACGTGCTGCCTGGATACTACAACCTGACGGCCAAGGTGGTGTCGGTGTTTCAGTATctgtatcatcatcatctgcaCGACTACGACTGGTTCCTCAAG GGTGATGATGACGCCTACATAATCGTGGAGAACCTTCGCTACGTGCTGGCCCAGTACGACCCCGGGGACCCCGTGTACGTTGGCCACCTGTACAAACAGCGCCACAAGCACGGGTACATGTCGGGTGGGGCCTCCTACGCCTTCAGCAGAGAGGCCTTGAAACGGGTGGTGGAAGACGGGTACATGAAG GACAAGTGTGCAACAAAGGGACGCTATGAAGACGTAGAGATCGGAAAGTGTCTTCACAATGTGGGAGTTGCTTCCCATAACTCACGTGATCGCTTCGACCGAGACATGTTCCATCCTCTGAGGCCGAGTATCCACATTGCCGGGCCCATACCAGCCAATCAGATTCCCCAGGACAGGTTTCTAATGGTGTCG GGCGAGGAGTGCTGCAGTCAGCTGACGGTGAGTTTCCACAAGGTGGAGCCTGAGTTGATGAAGGTGATGGACCACCTGCTCTACCGGACCACCGTCTACGGCCGGCAGCCCGACATGAAGGCTCTACAGGCACTTTTCAAGCCTGCCGCAGTGCCGCCTCTGTTATGA